GTCCCCCTGATCATCCACGCCACCAAGGCGATCCTCGACCAGTGGGGCGCTGACGGCTGGGAGCTCGTCCAGGTGATCCAGGGGCCCGATGCGGGCCTCGTGGCGTACCTCAAGCGACCCAAGGGCGCGTGATGGGGGCGTCCGAGCGGCTCGCCGAGCTCGGCCTCGAGCTCCCGCCCGTCGCGGCGCCCGTCGCGTCGTACACGCCGGCGGTCCGGACCGGGCAGTACGTCTACACCTCGGGCCAGCTGCCGTTCGTCGACGGCGCGCTGCCTCGGACCGGCAAGGTCGGTACCGGCGAGGGCCTCGTCGACCCGGCCGACGCCGCGGAGCTCGCACGCACGGCCGCGCTCAACGCCCTCGCCGCGGTCGCGTCCGTCGCCGGCGGCCTCGACAACGTCGTCCGGATCGTCAAGGTCGTGGGCTTCGTCGCGAGCGACCCGACGTTCACCGGGCAGCCCGCGGTGATCAACGGCGCGAGCGACCTGCTCCGGGACGTCCTCGGGGACGCGGGCGTGCACGCGCGCTCGGCGGTCGGCGTCGCGGTCCTGCCGCTGGACTCGCCCGTCGAGGTCGAGGTCGTCGCCGAGATCGCCTGACGGCACCGCCTGACGGCGCCGCTCGACCGGCAGTGCCCGACCGGCACCGCCTGACCCGCGCACCCGAAACGACGAGGGCCCCGACCGCACGTGCGGTCGGGGCCCTCGTCGCCGCGTGCGTTGTGCGACGTGCGGCTCAGCGCGCGCGGCGCTCCAGGCGGTCGACGTCGAGGAGCACGACCGCGCGGCCCTCGCGCCGCACCCAGCCGCGCGCGGCGAAGTCGGCCAGCGCCTTGTTCACCGTCTCGCGGGAGGCGCCCACGAGCTGGGCGAGCTCCTCCTGCGTCAGGTCGTGCGCGACGCGGATGCCCTCGTCGACGGTCTCGCCGAAGCGGGTCGCGAGGTCCAGCAGCGCCTTGGCGACGCGGCCGGGCACGTCGGAGAACACGAGGTCCGCGAGCGCCTCGTTGGTGCGCCGGAGCCGGTGCGCGAGCGCCTTGAGCAGGTGCATCGCGACGGTCGGGTTGGCCTCGAGCCACGCGATGAGCGCCGAGTGCGCGAGCTCCAGCAGGCGCGCGTCGGCGACGACGGTCGCGGTCGCGGTGCGCGGGCCCGGGTCGAACAGCGAGAGCTCGCCGAACATCTCGCCCGGCCCCTGCACCGAGAGCAGGTTCTCGCGGCCGTCGCTCGAGCGCCGGCCGAGCTTGATCTTCCCGGACGTGATCACGAAGAGCCGGTCACCGCGCTCGCCCTCGTGGAAGAGCACGTCACCCCGGCTGACCTCGATCGGGGACATCGACGCGATCAGTGCACGGGCCGCCTCGGGGTCCATGTTCACGAACAACGGGGCCGACAGTACGACGTCGTCCTCCACGCTGGACCTCCACCCGCTCCGCCGGACACTGCTGCCAGGGGACAGTCTGCCGCATCAGCCCCGGTCAGGGCGGACGAGGGTCCGGGCGGGCGGCGCGGCGGGCTCCTCGGCGAGGTGCTCGACGAAGCGGTCGGTCGCCGCGGCGAACGCCACGTCGACCTCCGCCTGGTAGCGCGCGAGCCGGCCGTCGAGGTCGCGCAGCGCCTCGAGCTGGTGCACCTCGGCCATCGGGAGACCGGCTCGCAGCGAGCGGAGCAGCTCCACGTGCCGCGGCACGTCGTGGTCGGCGCCGGCCGGGAGGAGGGTCTCGCCGTCGACGCCGAGCGGCTCGGGGACCGTGATGACCGCGATCGCGACGTCGAGGCGGGCCCGGACGAGCCGGCGCCAGTGCGCGACGCGCCGACGCTCGGCGTTGAGGGCCGCACGGTGGTCGCTCAGCCGGTCGGCCGTGGACGTCTCCACCACCAGCGACATCCGTCCGCTCCCGTCTCCGCGCCGCCGCCGGTCGGCGGTTCACCCGGTAGTTCGACGCGGGAGGGGGCGGACTTGAGGTCCCGGGGCGTCCGGGCAGGTCACGATCACCCGGCGGGCCCAACGAGGACCACGCGGACGCCCCGCCCCGTAGGCTGCCCGTGTGACGACGCGCCGGTGGAACACCGAGACCCACCTGGCGCGCGTGCGCCGGGCCCGGCGCATCAACCGGGTGCTCGCCCTGCGCTACCCCGACGCGCACTGCGAGCTCGACTTCACGACGCCGCTCGAGCTGCTCGTCGCGACCGTGCTCTCCGCGCAGACCACCGACGTGCGGGTCAACCAGGTCACCCCCGAGCTGTTCTCGCGCTACCCCGACGCCGCGGCGTACGCGTCGGCGAACCGCGAGGACCTCCAGGACGTGCTGCGCCCCACCGGGTTCTTCCGCGCCAAGGCGGACGCGGTCATCGGCATCGGGCAGGCGCTGGTCGAGCGGTTCGGCGGCGAGGTGCCGGCGCGGCTCGACGACCTGGTGACGCTCCCGGGCGTCGGCCGCAAGACGGCGAACGTCGTGCTCGGCAACGCGTTCGGCGTCCCCGGCATCACGGTCGACACGCACGTCGGCCGGCTCGCGCGACGGCTCGGCTGGACGGAGTCGGAGGACCCCGTCAAGGTCGAGCAGGAGCTCGGCGAGCTCGTCGAGAAGCGCGAGTGGACCATGGCGTCGCACCGGCTGATCTTCCACGGGCGGCGCACGTGCTTCGCCCGGAACCCGGCGTGCGGGGCGTGCCCGGTCGCGCTCGACTGCCCGTCGTACGGGGTGGGCGAGACGGACCCGGAGCGCGCCGAGGCGATGCTCAAGGGCTGACCCGGCTGACCCGGCTGACCCGGCTGACCCGGGCTGACCGCGGCTCCCGCGGCGTCAGACCGGCGCGACCTCGCGGAGCCAGCGCAGCAGCAGCTCGTTGACCCGCTCGGGCGCCTCCTCGGCGAGGAAGTGCCCGGTCCCGGGGATGAGCTCGAACCGGTACCCGGCGCCGAGCCCGCGGGCGACCCGGCCCGTCGCCGCGGCGTAGGGCGCGGAGCGGCAGCCGTCCGCACCGCCGTGGAGCTGCAGCACCGGGACGGCCTCGGCCGCCCGCAGCGCGGCGAGGTGGCGCTGGCCGTCCATGCGGGGCCCCGAGCGCACGAGCCAGCGCACCTGCTCCATCGCCGAGTGCGCCGCGAACGGGACCGACGCCGCGCGCCGGTACGTCGTCGCGACCTCGGGCGTGAGCCACGCGGTGCCACCCGACCACTCCCGCAGGAGGCGGACCACGAGGTCCGTGCGGGTCAGCGCGCGCTCGGGCAGGAGCGGGAGCTGGAAGAACGCGAGGTGCCGGGCCGCGCGCAGCCGGAGCGCCGCGCCGCGCTGCGAGCGGGCCTGCAGGGGATGCGGGGCGGAGAGCGCCGCGACCGCGAGCGTCACGTCGGGCTGGTAGGCGGGCATGGCCCACGCGACCTCGCCGCCCGTGCCGCTGCCGACGACGACCGCGCGGTGCGAGCCGAGCGAGCGCACGAGCCCGGCGACGTCCCGGACGAGGGTCGGCACGTCGTAGCCGATCGGGGGCTTGTCGGAGCCGCCCGACCCGCGCAGGTCCATCGCGGCGACCCGGTACCCGGCCTCCGCGAGCGCGGGGACCTGGTGGCGCCACGCCCACCAGAACTGCGGGAACCCGTGCAGGAGGACCACGAGCGGGGCGTCGTTGTCGTCCGGCCCGGCGAGGGCGACGTGGAAGCGGGCGCCGTTCGCGGCGACGTGCTGGTGCCGCCAGGGTCCGTCGATGAGCAGGGTGGAGGAGTCGACGGTCACCCCGGGGAACCTACCGCCTGGCGGGGTCCGCGGGGTGCGCCGTCATCCGTCCGGGGTGCACCCGGGCAGCACGCGAGGAGCACGCGAGGAGCACGCGAGGAGCACGCGAGGAGCACGGTGCTGCCCGGGCGGGCGGGCGGGCGCCGTCAGGCGTCCGAGGGGAGCCCGGCGTCCTCGAGCGGCTCGGCGTCGGCCTCGAGCGAGGCGGCCGTCCGGCGGTCCTTGGGCGGGTCGAACCGGTAGCCGACGTTCCGCACCGTGCCGATGAGCTGCTCGTGCTCGGGCCCGAGCTTGGCGCGCAGCCGCCGGACGTGGACGTCGACGGTCCGGGTGCCCCCGTAGTAGTCGTACCCCCAGACCTCCTGCAGCAGCTGCGCGCGCGTGAAGACGCGGCCCGGGTGCTGCACGAGGTATTTGAGGAGCTCGAACTCCTTGTAGGTGAGGTCGAGCGGGCGCCCGCGCAGCCGTGCGGTGTACCCGCCGGCGTCGATCGTCAGCTCGCCCGAGGAGATCTCCTGCGGCGCGTCGTCGTACCCCGCGGTCGCCGCGCGCTCCATGACGAGCCGGAAGCGGGCCTCGACCTCGGCCGGGCCGGCGTGCTCGAGGACGATGTCGTCCGCGCCCCACTCGGCGGTGACGACCGTGAGGCCGCCCTCGGTGAGGACGAGCACGAGCGGGACGGTCAGCCCGGTGGCGCGCAGCAGCCGGCACGTCGTGCGGGCGTTGACGAGGTCGCGGCGTGCGTCGAGCACGAGGATGTCGGCGTCGGGCGCGTCGACGAGCGCCGACGGCTCGACCGGGAGGACCCGCACCCGGTGCGACAGCAGGCCGAGTGCCGGGAGCACCTGTGCCGAGCCCCCGGAGGACGGTGTGAGGAGCAGCAGATCTGCCACCGGCGGACCTCCTAGCCTGGGAGTGGCCTTCACGGTACAGGCTCGGCGCGGTCCTCGACGCGGCTGTCCGGGTGGGCCGGTCTGCGACAATCGTCGCCGTGCCCCGCTCCTCGACCCCGTCCGTGCCCGTGACCCGTCCCCTCGTGGCGCCCTCCGCGGCGTGCGCGGCGGCGGTCCCCGGACGGGTCGGGTAGGTCCCGGTGCAGGTCTCCACCCGTGCGGTCAGCACGGCCGTGCTCGCGGCGCTCGTCGCCGTCGCCGGCTACGTGAGCGACCCGACCGTCCTCGACGTCCCGTACGCGGAGTACGCGCTGCCCGGTGTCGTGGCGCTCCTCACGGTCACGTTCGCGATCGGCTGGCCGGTCCTCGCCCAGCTCCCGGGCCGAGTGGGGTCCTCGATCGTCATCGCGCTCGTCGGCGTCGGGTCCGTGGCCGTCGTCCAGCGGACCGTCGACGAGCCGTACCTGCGCGGCCTGCCGATCGTGTTCGCGTTCTCGGTGCTGCTGGCGTTCGTCAACGAGCTCGCGCGGCGCGGCGGGCGCGAGCGGCTCGTCGAGTCGGTCACCGGCACGGTCGCCGGGACGCTCATCGCGGTCACCGCCGCGGGCTGGGTCGCGACGCAGCACACGCCGGGCGGGGCCAGCCTGCTCGTGGCCGGGGCGCTCGCGCTCGCGGCCGGCTCCGCGGCGTCCGCCCTGCCGTTCCACGGCTGGGCCGGCGCCGGCGTGACGACCGGTGCCGCCGCGGCGGCGGGTGCCCTCGGCGGGCTCGTGCTGCCCTCGATCGACCCGCTGGCCGGTGCGCTGCTGGGCGTCGGGGTCGGGGTGCTCGTGAGCTCGCTCCAGGAGCTGTTCGACCGGCTGCCCGCGCTCTCGCGCCGGCCCGCGGCGATCGCGGCCCTCGTGGTGCCCGTGCCCGTCACGGGGATCCTCGTGTACGTCGTCGGGCGCGTGCTCGTCGGCTGAGCCGGCCGGCGCGCGACCCGTCAGTAGACGAGCGCCTGCGCGCCCTCGGCGAGCGACTCCTCGACGAACACCGCCGCACCCGCGATCCGCACGCCGGGCAGCACGTCGTCGGGCCCGATGCCGCGGCGCGCCGCGCACTGCGTGCAGACCGTGACCCGGCCGCCCTCGAGCACCGTCTCGATCAGGTCCGGCGCGGCGGCCGCGTGCTCGAGCACGAGGTCGGCCGCGCGGCCCGGGACGCCGAACCACGCCGACTCGCCGGTCAGCCACAGGCTCACGTCCACGCCCGCCGCGACGCCGGCGGCGGCCACGGTCAGGGCCTGGTTCGCGGCCTCGGGCCGGTCGGTGCCGGATGTCGACTTGATCACGAGCGAGCGCCTGGGGGTCGTCACGGGAAGAGCGTAGGGGTGGGGGTCGTTAGGATCGGGGGATGCACACGCTCGAAGCAGTGTTCATCGGTCTCCTGGTCGCTTCCGCGCTGACCATCGGCTGGTTCTCGGTGTACGTGGTGTACCGGCTGTTCAAGGGCCAGCGCTGACCACCGGGTCCTGAGGCCGGGCTGCTGCGGGCGCGTCCCGCACGGTCCGACAGAGGAAGGCAGCCATGGCATTCACCCTGCCCGAGGGACTCGCTCCCGAGGTGTACCCGCTCGCGTGGCTCGTCGGGCGCTGGTCCGGCGAGGGCGTCGTCGGGTACCCCGGCATCGAGGAGGCTCCCTTCACGCAGGAGGTCGAGTTCACCCACGACGGCGGCCCGTACCTCGCGTACACGTCGACCATCCGCCTCGTGGAGGTGCCCGACGACGCGGCCGCGCTGGTCGCGGACGGCGTGGCGCCCGACGGTCCCGCGCACGACGACGTGCCGCCCGGTCCCGTCGACGGCCCGGGGCCCGTGTGGGCCACCGAGTCCGGCTACTGGCGCGTCCCGCCGGAGCGGACGGAGGAGCTGACCGACGAGCAGCACCCCG
The Cellulomonas sp. NS3 DNA segment above includes these coding regions:
- a CDS encoding DUF4177 domain-containing protein; amino-acid sequence: MATTWEYATVPLIIHATKAILDQWGADGWELVQVIQGPDAGLVAYLKRPKGA
- a CDS encoding RidA family protein produces the protein MGASERLAELGLELPPVAAPVASYTPAVRTGQYVYTSGQLPFVDGALPRTGKVGTGEGLVDPADAAELARTAALNALAAVASVAGGLDNVVRIVKVVGFVASDPTFTGQPAVINGASDLLRDVLGDAGVHARSAVGVAVLPLDSPVEVEVVAEIA
- the nth gene encoding endonuclease III gives rise to the protein MTTRRWNTETHLARVRRARRINRVLALRYPDAHCELDFTTPLELLVATVLSAQTTDVRVNQVTPELFSRYPDAAAYASANREDLQDVLRPTGFFRAKADAVIGIGQALVERFGGEVPARLDDLVTLPGVGRKTANVVLGNAFGVPGITVDTHVGRLARRLGWTESEDPVKVEQELGELVEKREWTMASHRLIFHGRRTCFARNPACGACPVALDCPSYGVGETDPERAEAMLKG
- a CDS encoding Crp/Fnr family transcriptional regulator; translation: MEDDVVLSAPLFVNMDPEAARALIASMSPIEVSRGDVLFHEGERGDRLFVITSGKIKLGRRSSDGRENLLSVQGPGEMFGELSLFDPGPRTATATVVADARLLELAHSALIAWLEANPTVAMHLLKALAHRLRRTNEALADLVFSDVPGRVAKALLDLATRFGETVDEGIRVAHDLTQEELAQLVGASRETVNKALADFAARGWVRREGRAVVLLDVDRLERRAR
- a CDS encoding DsrE family protein; the protein is MTTPRRSLVIKSTSGTDRPEAANQALTVAAAGVAAGVDVSLWLTGESAWFGVPGRAADLVLEHAAAAPDLIETVLEGGRVTVCTQCAARRGIGPDDVLPGVRIAGAAVFVEESLAEGAQALVY
- a CDS encoding FABP family protein, with product MAFTLPEGLAPEVYPLAWLVGRWSGEGVVGYPGIEEAPFTQEVEFTHDGGPYLAYTSTIRLVEVPDDAAALVADGVAPDGPAHDDVPPGPVDGPGPVWATESGYWRVPPERTEELTDEQHPVEVLLSDPSGHVALYVGAVGKGRIDLVSDLIARTATGAEVSAGKRLYGLVEGDLMWAHDIAAFGHPMQSYASARLVRDES
- a CDS encoding winged helix-turn-helix transcriptional regulator, whose translation is MADLLLLTPSSGGSAQVLPALGLLSHRVRVLPVEPSALVDAPDADILVLDARRDLVNARTTCRLLRATGLTVPLVLVLTEGGLTVVTAEWGADDIVLEHAGPAEVEARFRLVMERAATAGYDDAPQEISSGELTIDAGGYTARLRGRPLDLTYKEFELLKYLVQHPGRVFTRAQLLQEVWGYDYYGGTRTVDVHVRRLRAKLGPEHEQLIGTVRNVGYRFDPPKDRRTAASLEADAEPLEDAGLPSDA
- a CDS encoding alpha/beta fold hydrolase is translated as MTVDSSTLLIDGPWRHQHVAANGARFHVALAGPDDNDAPLVVLLHGFPQFWWAWRHQVPALAEAGYRVAAMDLRGSGGSDKPPIGYDVPTLVRDVAGLVRSLGSHRAVVVGSGTGGEVAWAMPAYQPDVTLAVAALSAPHPLQARSQRGAALRLRAARHLAFFQLPLLPERALTRTDLVVRLLREWSGGTAWLTPEVATTYRRAASVPFAAHSAMEQVRWLVRSGPRMDGQRHLAALRAAEAVPVLQLHGGADGCRSAPYAAATGRVARGLGAGYRFELIPGTGHFLAEEAPERVNELLLRWLREVAPV